One genomic segment of Prochlorococcus marinus str. MIT 0919 includes these proteins:
- the uvrB gene encoding excinuclease ABC subunit UvrB translates to MNKYKLFSPYSPKGDQPKAIAQLVKGVDLGKQFQTLLGATGTGKTFTIANVIAKTGRPTLVLAHNKTLAAQLCNELREFFPENAVEYFISYYDYYQPEAYVPVSDTYIAKTSSINEEIDMLRHSATRSLFERRDVIVVASISCIYGLGIPSEYLKASVKFERGSTIDLRQSLRDLVNNQYTRNDTNIGRGNFRLKGDVLEIGPAYDDRLVRIELFGDEIETIKYVDPLTGEIIESLNAINIYPAKHFVTPKTRLKIAIEAIKSELNHQLNLFNNEGKLLEAQRLEQRTKYDLEMLREVGYCNGVENYARHLSGRNEGTPPECLIDYFPEDWLLVVDESHVTCSQLQAMYNGDQSRKKVLIEHGFRLPSAADNRPLKSDEFWQKAKQTIFISATPGNWELDISESSIVEQVIRPTGVLDPLVEVRPTKGQIDDLLDEIRVRVKRNQRVLITTLTKRMAEDLSDYLEENKVKVRYLHSEIHSIERIEIIQDLRIGEYDVLVGVNLLREGLDLPEVSLVVILDADKEGFLRAERSLIQTIGRAARHVDGCALLYADNLTDSMSKAIHETDRRRNIQDAFNKKHGITPMPAGKKATNSILSFLELSRKLQNDGNSNDLVDITNTAIKDLQDSEDMGIAMDTLPEVIHKLEVKMNLAAKDLDFELAAKLRDRIKKLRNKLVRSS, encoded by the coding sequence ATGAATAAATATAAGCTTTTTTCTCCATATTCACCTAAAGGTGATCAACCAAAAGCAATTGCTCAACTCGTGAAAGGGGTAGACTTAGGAAAGCAATTTCAAACTTTGCTAGGCGCAACTGGTACAGGCAAAACTTTTACTATTGCGAATGTGATTGCAAAGACTGGTCGGCCTACCTTAGTGCTGGCTCATAATAAAACTCTTGCGGCTCAATTATGTAATGAATTAAGAGAATTCTTTCCTGAAAATGCAGTCGAATACTTTATTTCTTATTATGATTACTATCAACCAGAAGCTTATGTACCTGTTAGTGATACTTATATAGCTAAAACATCATCAATCAATGAAGAGATTGACATGCTAAGGCATTCAGCAACGCGCTCTTTATTTGAACGTAGAGATGTAATTGTTGTTGCATCTATTAGTTGTATTTATGGCTTAGGTATACCTAGCGAATATTTAAAAGCGTCTGTTAAATTCGAGCGAGGAAGTACTATTGATTTACGCCAATCATTAAGAGATTTAGTTAATAATCAATATACTCGTAATGATACGAACATTGGCCGTGGTAATTTTCGTCTTAAGGGCGATGTTTTAGAAATAGGACCTGCATATGATGACAGACTTGTAAGAATAGAATTGTTTGGCGATGAAATCGAAACTATTAAATATGTTGACCCTTTAACTGGCGAAATAATTGAATCTCTTAATGCCATAAATATTTATCCTGCAAAACATTTTGTTACTCCTAAAACTAGATTAAAAATAGCAATTGAAGCTATCAAGAGTGAGTTAAATCATCAATTAAATTTGTTTAATAATGAAGGTAAATTATTAGAAGCTCAAAGACTTGAGCAGCGAACAAAATATGACTTAGAAATGCTCCGAGAAGTGGGATATTGTAATGGGGTTGAGAATTATGCTCGACATTTATCAGGTAGAAATGAAGGAACTCCTCCCGAATGTTTAATTGATTATTTTCCAGAGGATTGGCTACTTGTGGTAGATGAAAGCCATGTTACTTGCTCTCAATTACAAGCTATGTATAACGGAGATCAATCAAGGAAAAAGGTTCTCATAGAACATGGCTTTAGATTGCCAAGTGCTGCAGATAATAGGCCTTTAAAGTCAGATGAGTTTTGGCAAAAAGCAAAACAAACTATCTTTATCAGTGCGACACCAGGTAATTGGGAATTAGATATTAGTGAAAGTTCAATTGTTGAACAGGTCATAAGGCCAACAGGCGTTCTAGACCCTCTAGTAGAAGTTCGACCAACAAAAGGTCAGATAGATGACTTATTAGATGAAATTAGAGTAAGGGTTAAAAGAAACCAAAGAGTTTTGATAACGACTTTAACGAAAAGGATGGCAGAAGATTTGAGTGATTATCTTGAAGAAAATAAAGTTAAAGTCCGCTATCTTCATTCAGAAATTCACTCTATAGAAAGAATTGAGATTATTCAAGATCTTAGAATAGGTGAATATGATGTTTTAGTTGGTGTGAATTTACTTAGAGAAGGTTTGGACCTTCCTGAAGTTTCCCTTGTGGTAATTCTTGATGCTGATAAAGAAGGTTTTCTTAGAGCAGAAAGATCTTTAATACAAACAATAGGAAGAGCGGCAAGACATGTTGATGGCTGCGCATTGCTTTATGCAGATAATTTAACTGATTCAATGTCTAAAGCAATTCATGAGACTGATCGTAGGAGGAACATACAAGATGCTTTTAATAAAAAGCATGGTATAACCCCTATGCCAGCTGGTAAGAAGGCAACAAATTCAATATTATCTTTTTTAGAACTTTCTAGAAAATTACAAAATGATGGTAATAGTAATGATCTTGTAGATATAACAAATACAGCAATTAAGGATTTACAAGATTCAGAGGATATGGGCATAGCTATGGATACATTGCCTGAAGTAATACATAAATTAGAGGTTAAGATGAATTTAGCAGCTAAAGATCTGGACTTTGAACTAGCAGCAAAATTAAGAGATCGAATAAAAAAATTGAGAAATAAATTGGTTCGCTCTAGTTGA
- a CDS encoding DUF561 domain-containing protein translates to MSRLQKLPFSLQKSLKKGSLLKIIGGLDNFDEDSVVNIAKASALGGGDLIDIACDAGLVKAALQVSSLPVCVSAVDPQLFPSAVEAGASLIEIGNFDSFYAKGRFFESAEVLALTTETRRLIPDVFLSVTVPHFLPLDQQAQLGLDLVEAGADLIQTEGGKSSTPHNPGVRGLIEKAAPTLAAVHTISQAFSRADCQIPIMCASGLSAVTAPLAIAAGASGVGIGSAVNRLSSEIEMIAMIKTLRESIDYSPLFVPQTA, encoded by the coding sequence ATGTCGCGTTTACAAAAATTGCCATTTTCTCTTCAAAAGAGTTTAAAGAAAGGCTCGCTTTTAAAAATTATTGGAGGATTAGATAATTTTGATGAAGACTCTGTAGTCAACATTGCAAAAGCATCTGCTTTAGGGGGAGGGGATTTGATAGATATTGCTTGTGATGCTGGCTTAGTAAAGGCAGCCCTTCAAGTTTCCTCATTACCTGTATGTGTGAGTGCTGTAGACCCACAATTATTCCCTTCTGCTGTTGAGGCAGGCGCTTCTTTGATTGAAATAGGTAATTTTGATTCTTTTTATGCCAAAGGACGTTTTTTTGAATCCGCGGAAGTTCTTGCATTAACAACTGAGACAAGGCGCTTGATACCTGATGTTTTTCTATCAGTTACTGTTCCGCACTTTTTACCTTTAGATCAACAAGCTCAACTTGGATTGGATTTAGTAGAAGCTGGAGCTGATTTGATTCAAACTGAAGGCGGTAAAAGTTCAACACCTCACAATCCAGGAGTGAGAGGTTTAATTGAGAAGGCAGCTCCAACATTGGCAGCAGTTCATACAATCTCGCAAGCCTTCTCAAGAGCTGATTGCCAAATACCGATTATGTGTGCTTCTGGTCTTTCCGCAGTCACTGCTCCCTTGGCAATAGCAGCTGGCGCATCAGGTGTGGGCATCGGTTCTGCTGTTAATCGTTTATCAAGCGAGATAGAGATGATCGCAATGATTAAAACTCTGAGAGAATCAATAGATTATTCTCCTCTTTTTGTTCCACAGACAGCTTGA
- the tilS gene encoding tRNA lysidine(34) synthetase TilS, whose amino-acid sequence MTQPSKSEMPWGPWHTRLHKTLIKKKNLLPAGSGLILSVSGGQDSMALLKLIIDLKRLYHWEIHVWHGDHGWHKDSSKIASELGEWCRSKKINFYSERLSSTKLQTEEAARNWRYQRIVDYLQSLKQKYQSISFQCVLTGHTSTDRTETLLLNLARGAYIGGLGSLRYSRTLKGSIKLIRPLLPFSRDDTAEICKEMNLPIWIDPSNSNMNFSRNRIRKEVLPVLEKLHPGSTIRIASLAERLSNLQDDREALTSLAIEAISKLNGLSRKKLIELPTQTRETIFAKWLDINGVPHVKASQLAEISQSINKGMPPGSRDLAQGWKIVWDQECVQVFCTQ is encoded by the coding sequence ATGACACAGCCTTCCAAGAGTGAAATGCCTTGGGGTCCATGGCATACAAGACTTCACAAAACTCTTATCAAAAAAAAGAATTTATTACCTGCTGGTTCTGGTCTTATCCTTTCTGTTTCTGGCGGGCAAGATTCTATGGCCTTACTGAAATTAATAATCGATCTAAAAAGGCTTTATCACTGGGAAATACATGTTTGGCATGGAGATCATGGATGGCATAAAGACTCATCTAAAATCGCTAGCGAATTAGGAGAATGGTGTAGAAGCAAGAAAATAAATTTTTATTCTGAAAGACTTAGCAGTACAAAGTTGCAAACTGAAGAAGCTGCTAGAAATTGGCGCTATCAAAGAATTGTTGATTATTTACAATCCCTAAAGCAAAAATATCAATCAATCTCTTTTCAATGTGTACTCACAGGACATACAAGTACTGACCGTACAGAGACTCTTCTACTCAATCTTGCAAGAGGTGCGTATATAGGAGGCTTAGGAAGCCTTAGATACTCTCGAACCTTAAAAGGTTCAATAAAACTAATTAGACCTTTATTACCCTTTAGCCGAGATGACACAGCAGAAATCTGTAAAGAAATGAATTTACCAATTTGGATTGACCCTTCAAATTCAAATATGAATTTTAGTCGCAACAGAATTCGCAAAGAAGTCCTGCCTGTATTAGAAAAACTTCATCCTGGAAGTACCATACGCATTGCTTCGCTTGCCGAAAGACTTTCTAATTTACAAGATGATAGAGAAGCCCTTACAAGTCTTGCTATAGAAGCGATTTCGAAACTTAATGGGTTATCCAGAAAAAAATTAATCGAACTTCCAACACAGACAAGAGAAACAATTTTTGCAAAATGGCTTGATATAAATGGAGTACCTCATGTAAAAGCTTCTCAACTAGCTGAAATTAGTCAAAGTATTAATAAGGGCATGCCTCCTGGGTCTAGAGATCTTGCACAAGGTTGGAAAATTGTATGGGATCAAGAGTGTGTACAAGTCTTTTGTACACAATGA
- a CDS encoding ribonuclease J gives MSTSFSHSSTSTNNSSRLPMNKQPMLRVIPLGGLHEIGKNTCVFEYGDDLMLVDAGLAFPSDGMHGVNVVMPDTSYLKENQHRMRGMIVTHGHEDHIGGISHHLKHFNIPVIYGPRLAMSMLQGKMEEAGVSDRTTIQTVGPRDVVKVGQSFSVEFIRNTHSMADSFSLAIKTPVGTIIFTGDFKFDHTPVDGEHFDLARLAHHGEEGVLCLFSDSTNAEVPGWCPSERTVFPALERHLEDAQGRVIITTFASSIHRVAMILELALKHGRKVGLLGRSMLNVIAKAREIGYMKAPDELFVPIKQIRDMPDRETLLLMTGSQGEPLAALSRISRGDHQHVQVKTSDTIIFSASPIPGNTISVVNTIDRLMKLGAKVVYGKGEGIHVSGHGFQEDQKLMLALTKPKYFVPVHGEHRMLVCHSKSAQTMGVPENNILILENGDVVELTPDSLKKGQPVKAGIELLDASRNGIVDARVLKERQQLAEDGVITLLVAVSTDGAMVAPPRVNLRGVITSAEPKKMSFWTEKEINWVLENRWKQLSRQVSSNSVEVDWIGFQREVESGLARRMRREFQVEPLILCLVQPAPSGTPVYKGRSDEEFSPKVNERNRNLPSNNQSKETKNLASSRSPQPINNSSSPKGEMPDESINVEMTPGRTRRRRSAVN, from the coding sequence AGGCCTTGCTTTTCCAAGTGATGGAATGCATGGAGTCAATGTTGTAATGCCAGATACAAGTTATTTAAAAGAAAACCAGCATCGTATGAGGGGAATGATTGTCACTCATGGACACGAGGATCATATAGGCGGAATTTCTCATCATTTGAAGCATTTTAATATTCCAGTTATTTATGGACCTCGTTTGGCGATGTCAATGTTGCAAGGAAAAATGGAAGAAGCAGGCGTGTCAGATCGAACAACAATTCAAACGGTCGGTCCAAGAGATGTTGTCAAAGTAGGCCAATCTTTTTCAGTCGAGTTTATTAGGAATACACATTCCATGGCTGATAGCTTTTCATTGGCAATAAAAACTCCTGTTGGCACAATAATTTTTACAGGTGACTTTAAGTTTGACCACACACCAGTAGATGGAGAGCACTTTGATCTAGCACGTTTAGCTCATCATGGAGAGGAAGGTGTTTTATGTCTTTTTAGTGATTCGACTAATGCTGAGGTGCCAGGTTGGTGTCCCTCAGAACGAACAGTTTTCCCAGCCTTAGAGCGTCATCTGGAAGATGCTCAAGGACGAGTAATTATTACTACATTTGCCAGTTCAATTCATCGTGTTGCAATGATTTTGGAGCTTGCCTTAAAGCATGGCCGCAAGGTTGGTTTACTGGGTAGATCCATGTTGAACGTAATTGCGAAAGCAAGAGAAATTGGATATATGAAGGCTCCAGATGAATTATTTGTTCCAATTAAGCAAATTCGTGACATGCCTGACAGAGAAACACTTCTATTAATGACTGGTAGTCAGGGAGAACCATTGGCTGCTTTAAGTCGTATATCGCGAGGAGATCATCAACATGTTCAAGTAAAAACAAGTGACACAATAATTTTTTCAGCCAGCCCTATCCCCGGTAACACCATTTCCGTTGTAAATACAATTGACCGCCTTATGAAACTAGGTGCAAAAGTTGTTTATGGAAAAGGAGAAGGTATTCATGTTTCGGGTCATGGTTTTCAAGAAGATCAAAAGTTAATGCTTGCTTTAACCAAGCCAAAATATTTCGTCCCCGTTCATGGTGAACACAGAATGCTTGTTTGTCATAGTAAAAGTGCTCAGACAATGGGAGTTCCGGAAAATAATATTCTGATTCTTGAGAATGGAGATGTTGTAGAGCTCACACCAGATTCACTTAAAAAAGGACAGCCTGTAAAGGCTGGTATAGAGCTTTTAGATGCTTCTAGAAATGGGATTGTTGATGCGCGTGTTTTAAAAGAACGCCAACAATTGGCTGAGGATGGAGTGATTACGCTTTTAGTTGCTGTCAGCACTGATGGTGCCATGGTTGCTCCACCTAGAGTTAATTTGCGCGGAGTAATAACTTCAGCTGAACCTAAGAAAATGTCTTTCTGGACTGAAAAAGAAATTAATTGGGTTTTAGAAAACCGTTGGAAGCAACTTTCAAGACAAGTGAGTAGTAATTCAGTCGAAGTAGATTGGATTGGTTTTCAAAGAGAAGTTGAATCTGGCTTAGCCAGAAGGATGCGAAGAGAATTTCAAGTTGAGCCATTAATTTTGTGCTTAGTTCAGCCTGCCCCTTCTGGAACACCTGTCTACAAAGGTAGAAGTGATGAAGAATTTAGTCCTAAAGTTAATGAAAGAAATAGAAACTTACCTTCTAATAATCAATCTAAAGAAACTAAAAACTTAGCATCTTCTAGATCTCCTCAGCCAATAAATAATTCGTCAAGTCCCAAGGGTGAAATGCCAGACGAGTCAATAAACGTAGAAATGACACCTGGTCGTACTAGAAGACGTAGATCAGCTGTTAATTAG